In one Bombyx mori chromosome 4, ASM3026992v2 genomic region, the following are encoded:
- the LOC101745874 gene encoding venom dipeptidyl peptidase 4: protein MAMEQAVFLLMGLICHTQSSAYIQGQKIFSLEEIVPLMAEFYPERMSVQWISDTTYIYKDPGGIKKYDASTDKVVTILNEIELYNLSNYTLSTFSEDGKYVLLTKNRRKIYRYSFLAEYSVLDIEKRLIYKLSDYPLQVVVWGIGKSVAYVQDNNVYYVPDITQADYVGVLTTGGVPGEVYFGATDWIYEEEIFNAAEALWFSPGGTYLAVASFNDTNVESAVFPYYGDPGNINNQYPQMVQFKYPKVGRTNPRVGLRVYKLDEPNSEPWSIPAPVDVIGLDNILGRVNWASDQNLIVLWLNRRQSISILINCDLQKDKCSIVKEHTEPNGWIDINDPIFDKTGTKMVEIQPLYHAERRFPHAARVDFNTLTTEDLSPGNSTVLEIVGWNQDTNTVYYIVAPGNLPWLRQIWATSGGVVRCISCKEPTCRHVSAMFSPGANYAIVTCSACNIPPKIYLYDAKKETFKLIKDNKKLIDTLQMYQLPLTHFIAMSIGNEVNANVKLILPAGIKQGEQYAMVVRVYAGPGTTRVRDNYDLEYYNSYLATNRSIIVASIDVRGSGVMGVEAMHAVNRALGTVEISDTLDTIKSLTSLYSFIDPDRIGVWGWSYGGYATTMMLIQDQRNIVKCGAAVAPVTSWLYYDSIYTERYMDTPQANPLGYERSDLTNLAEGLRGRKYLLVHGSGDDNVHYQHSMQLAKRLQHSDIAFEQMSYTDENHSLMGVSRHFYHTLDRFWSECFKL from the exons GCAATGGAGCAAGCTGTCTTTCTGCTCATGGGTTTGATATGCCACACGCAATCGTCGGCATATATTCAGgggcaaaaaatattttcattagaaGAAATAGTACCTCTGATGGCCGAGTTTTATCCTGAAAGAATGTCCGTGCAATGGATATCAG ATACAACGTATATATACAAAGATCCTGGTGGGATAAAGAAATACGACGCCTCCACGGATAAAGTCGTCACGATTCTCAATGAAATCGAATTG TATAATTTGAGCAATTATACGCTGTCTACGTTTTCTGAAGACGGAAAATACGTGCTGCTAACGAAAAATAGAAGAAAG ATATACAGATATTCATTCCTTGCGGAGTATTCCGTGCTAGATATTGAAAAGAG ATTAATCTACAAGCTAAGCGATTATCCGCTACAAGTCGTGGTTTGGGGTATTGGGAAATCTGTAGCTTACGTTCAAGATAACAATGTATACTACGTACCTGACATTACCCAAGCAGATTATGTTGGTGTCCTCACCACAGGAGGAGTGCCCGGCGAAGTATATTTCGGTGCTACTGACTGGATTTACGAAG AGGAGATATTTAATGCAGCAGAAGCATTATGGTTTTCTCCGGGAGGTACTTACCTCGCTGTTGCTTCCTTCAATGATACTAACGTTGAATCGGCCGTATTCCCTTATTACGGAGATCCTGGCAACATAAACAACCAGTACCCACAAATGGTGCAGTTTAAATATCCTAAG gTAGGTCGGACAAATCCGAGAGTGGGTTTACGCGTCTACAAACTGGACGAGCCCAATAGTGAGCCTTGGAGTATACCTGCACCGGTCGATGTGATTGGACTCGACAACATCCTCGGTCGTGTAAACTGGGCTTCAGACCAAAATCTAATTGTTCTCTGGCTGAACAGACGACAAAGTATTAGTATCCTGATCAATTGTGACTTGCAAAAAGACAAATGTAGCATAGTGAAAGAACACACGGAACCAAACGGTTGGATCGACATTAACGACCCAATTTTCGACAAAACTGGAACTAAAATGGTGGAGATACAGCCTTTGTATCATGCTGAACGTCGTTTCCCGCACGCCGCAAGGGtcgatttcaatactttaaCAACTGAAGATCTGAGTCCCGGTAACTCTACGGTTTTGGAAATTGTTGGCTGGAATCAAGATACCAATACAGTGTATTACATAGTAGCTCCTGGAAATTTACCATGGCTAAGGCAAATATGGGCAACTTCCGGCGGTGTGGTTAGATGTATCTCGTGCAAAGAACCGACTTGTAGGCACGTGTCGGCCATGTTTTCACCGGGAGCCAACTACGCCATAGTAACGTGTAGCGCCTGCAACATCCCTCCTAAAATATACCTGTATGATGCCAAG AAAGAGACATTCAAATTGATAAAAGACAACAAAAAACTCATTGATACCCTACAAATGTACCAACTACCTCTTACCCATTTCATCGCAATGTCAATAGGAAACGAAGTGAATGCAAACGTGAAACTCATTCTTCCAGCTGGGATAAAGCAAGGAGAACAGTATGCAATGGTGGTTAGAGTGTACGCTGGTCCCGGGACAACCCGAGTTCGCGATAACTACGATCTAG aatATTACAACTCGTACCTGGCTACAAACAGGAGTATAATAGTGGCCTCGATCGACGTACGAGGTTCAGGAGTGATGGGCGTGGAAGCCATGCATGCAGTCAACAGGGCTTTGGGAACTGTCGAAATATCCGATACTTTGGATACAATCAA GAGCTTAACTAGTTTGTATTCTTTCATCGACCCTGACCGGATAGGAGTGTGGGGCTGGAGTTACGGTGGCTATGCCACCACAATGATGTTGATTCAGGATCAGCGGAACATTGTGAAATGTGGGGCCGCTGTCGCCCCCGTTACCTCATGGCTCTATTACG attCAATATACACGGAACGTTATATGGATACGCCTCAAGCGAACCCTTTGGGCTACGAACGATCTGACCTAACTAATCTAGCTGAAGGATTGCGAGGACGCAAATATTTGCTGGTTCACGGGAGCGGTGACGACAATGTGCATTACCAGCACAGCATGCAACTCGCCAAGCGATTGCAGCATAGCGATATTGCCTTCGAGCAAATG AGCTATACGGACGAGAATCATTCCTTGATGGGAGTGAGTCGACATTTCTACCACACGTTGGATCGCTTCTGGTCAGAGTGcttcaaattataa